A genomic segment from Desulfurella amilsii encodes:
- a CDS encoding multiheme c-type cytochrome, with amino-acid sequence MGVIFLLVIVGSASWYLSKANKTQNQVVADNPNVSLNNSNLRYANIAYSEKITLSKGKGVTKQAASCIECHAQKTPAIVQDWSKSSMAHAGVSCIDCHGVSKDNPMANQNCPGVKGTNIYVSKMVSPKTCAKCHPNEVKEFEESGHARAAFHLALKPDQGLIAHEDMGAPEYKDAVVLTGCAQCHGSIIKMGPNHEPTQGTWPSHGIGNVYPDGGVGNCASCHFNHQFSIAQARKPSSCATCHLGPDHPDIEVYNNSVHGALFAAHGDKWHWGSPPGAWIPGVDYDAPTCATCHMSGVNGLQPTHNVDMRLKWNLWAPISKERTGGYETAAFEYMKTGKLTAGNPLAGNPKGPQEARKEMLQVCASCHTQSFANNYLAMADKQIELYNKYAHAASEMINTLEKKHLMMKDPWADPAFRTYYYMWHHEGRRMRQGAVMEGPDYSHWHGVFQLQQSLRILQAIYNQRMKDGKIDPNQIGGVGMGE; translated from the coding sequence GTGGGTGTTATCTTTCTTTTGGTCATTGTAGGTAGCGCTAGTTGGTATCTAAGCAAGGCTAACAAAACTCAAAATCAAGTTGTAGCTGACAACCCAAATGTTTCTCTAAACAACTCGAATTTGCGCTATGCCAATATTGCATACTCTGAAAAAATAACTCTATCAAAAGGCAAAGGCGTAACGAAACAGGCAGCTTCATGTATAGAGTGCCATGCTCAAAAAACACCTGCTATTGTGCAGGATTGGTCAAAAAGTTCTATGGCTCATGCAGGTGTAAGCTGCATTGACTGCCACGGCGTTTCGAAAGATAACCCAATGGCAAACCAAAACTGCCCTGGTGTAAAAGGCACAAATATATATGTGAGCAAAATGGTATCGCCTAAAACTTGTGCAAAATGCCATCCAAACGAAGTTAAAGAGTTTGAAGAAAGCGGCCATGCAAGAGCTGCCTTTCACCTAGCGCTAAAGCCCGATCAGGGGTTGATTGCGCATGAAGATATGGGTGCGCCTGAATACAAAGATGCGGTAGTGCTTACAGGGTGCGCTCAATGTCACGGCTCTATCATAAAAATGGGACCAAACCATGAGCCCACACAAGGCACCTGGCCAAGCCACGGCATAGGTAATGTTTACCCAGACGGCGGGGTTGGCAATTGTGCCTCCTGTCACTTTAATCATCAATTTTCTATAGCGCAGGCAAGAAAACCATCATCCTGTGCTACATGCCACCTTGGCCCAGACCATCCGGATATAGAAGTGTATAATAACTCCGTTCACGGGGCACTATTTGCAGCTCACGGCGACAAATGGCATTGGGGCAGCCCTCCTGGTGCATGGATTCCAGGTGTAGACTACGATGCTCCAACATGCGCTACATGTCATATGAGCGGTGTAAATGGTTTACAGCCAACGCATAATGTTGATATGAGGCTAAAGTGGAACCTTTGGGCACCAATATCAAAAGAAAGAACAGGCGGTTATGAAACTGCGGCTTTTGAATATATGAAAACTGGCAAATTAACAGCAGGCAACCCTCTTGCTGGAAACCCCAAAGGACCTCAGGAAGCAAGAAAGGAAATGCTTCAGGTATGTGCATCATGCCACACCCAATCATTTGCAAACAACTACTTAGCTATGGCTGATAAACAAATAGAGCTTTACAACAAATACGCCCATGCAGCAAGCGAAATGATTAATACATTAGAAAAGAAACATTTAATGATGAAAGACCCGTGGGCAGACCCAGCCTTTAGAACATACTACTATATGTGGCACCACGAAGGCAGAAGAATGCGCCAGGGTGCAGTAATGGAAGGACCAGATTACTCTCATTGGCACGGCGTATTTCAATTACAGCAAAGCCTAAGAATACTGCAGGCAATTTACAACCAACGCATGAAAGATGGCAAAATCGATCCAAATCAAATTGGCGGCGTTGGTATGGGCGAGTAA
- a CDS encoding cytochrome c3 family protein, with protein MQEKPWLKKVVIMSIVGVLVGVIFSYATYIGVEKTAGENFCASCHSMQPMAQSYGLDVHGGNNQFGFKAQCTDCHLPHNNVANYLYTKAKTGINDVFFEFFTNTSKINWEQKLKEPNKFVYDSGCLKCHSNLQQESLQNQRAFLAHRAYFAKTTNESCVDCHSNVGHKDLKEFIKS; from the coding sequence ATGCAAGAAAAGCCGTGGCTTAAAAAAGTTGTTATAATGAGCATAGTTGGTGTATTAGTTGGTGTTATATTCTCTTATGCAACATATATTGGTGTTGAAAAAACAGCTGGGGAAAATTTTTGCGCCTCATGCCACTCTATGCAGCCGATGGCCCAATCATACGGGTTGGATGTACATGGAGGAAACAATCAATTTGGCTTTAAAGCTCAATGTACAGACTGCCATCTACCGCATAATAATGTTGCAAATTATTTATATACAAAAGCTAAAACTGGTATCAACGATGTATTTTTTGAGTTTTTTACAAATACTTCAAAGATAAACTGGGAACAAAAATTAAAAGAGCCAAATAAATTTGTATACGATAGTGGTTGTCTAAAGTGCCACAGCAACTTACAGCAAGAATCCCTGCAAAACCAAAGGGCATTTTTAGCCCACAGAGCATATTTTGCAAAAACAACCAACGAATCATGCGTAGACTGCCACAGCAATGTAGGTCATAAAGATTTAAAAGAATTTATTAAGTCATAG
- a CDS encoding AI-2E family transporter has protein sequence MKLNFLNLSLITILLLSAVVIAPFWKPILWGIVLAIIFTPLKTYVQKIIKGELLASVIVLVFMIILILLPFVFLVTVSSSQINSIANFTKKAILEYANFNLPFLGSIKQYTANLNVQILDFLTKNAFSVFSYTYKTITDLIFALLVAFYLIKDKDKFLDYITSFIKDKQTFEKLKDTIRLSLKATLIGGFIIALIQGFLCALGFLIVGIGGFFIWMALGAVISFVPVVGTALLWAPASVYFLLTGSYLKGIFLLVWGGIFVGSVDNYVRPLLIGSYMSIHPLLLFFSIMGGIVFFGLIGIFIGPIIISLADAVLNVYKKEKNS, from the coding sequence ATGAAACTCAATTTTTTGAATCTGTCATTAATTACAATATTATTACTTTCAGCTGTCGTAATCGCGCCGTTTTGGAAACCAATTTTATGGGGTATTGTGCTTGCTATCATTTTTACTCCGCTTAAAACTTACGTCCAAAAAATTATCAAAGGTGAGCTTTTAGCAAGTGTAATTGTGCTTGTTTTTATGATAATTTTGATTTTATTGCCATTTGTATTTTTAGTAACGGTATCTAGCTCTCAAATAAACTCTATTGCGAATTTTACAAAGAAAGCTATTTTGGAATATGCAAATTTCAATTTGCCATTTCTTGGCTCTATAAAACAATACACTGCCAATCTTAATGTGCAGATTCTAGACTTTTTAACAAAAAATGCATTTAGTGTATTTTCTTATACCTACAAAACGATTACTGATTTGATTTTTGCTTTGCTTGTTGCGTTTTACTTAATTAAAGACAAAGACAAGTTTTTAGACTACATAACAAGTTTTATAAAAGATAAACAAACATTTGAAAAACTAAAAGACACAATTAGATTAAGTCTAAAAGCTACGCTTATAGGCGGTTTTATTATAGCACTAATCCAGGGTTTTTTATGCGCTTTAGGTTTTTTGATTGTTGGTATTGGTGGGTTTTTTATATGGATGGCACTAGGTGCTGTAATTTCGTTTGTTCCCGTTGTAGGAACAGCACTTTTATGGGCTCCAGCAAGCGTGTACTTTTTACTTACAGGTTCTTACTTAAAAGGCATTTTTTTGCTTGTTTGGGGTGGTATATTTGTTGGCAGTGTTGATAATTATGTGAGGCCATTGTTGATTGGCTCTTATATGAGTATTCACCCTTTGCTTTTATTTTTTAGCATAATGGGCGGTATAGTTTTTTTTGGTTTGATTGGTATTTTTATAGGACCAATTATTATCAGTTTAGCCGATGCGGTGTTAAATGTTTATA
- a CDS encoding PepSY domain-containing protein, with protein MKNTKKLAALALGGLLLTTSAAGIATASNQLNGSIKIMHDNEANYADLASLTIDQAVASALKAQPGKVIKAGLENENGYLVWDVEVASNNQIHEVKVDAKNAKILKIEKDKADSQKESAEEND; from the coding sequence ATGAAAAACACAAAAAAACTAGCGGCTTTGGCTTTAGGAGGACTTTTACTTACGACTTCGGCAGCAGGCATTGCAACAGCAAGCAATCAACTAAACGGCTCTATCAAAATCATGCATGATAACGAGGCAAACTATGCTGACCTTGCAAGTCTCACAATTGATCAGGCAGTGGCAAGCGCACTGAAGGCTCAACCCGGTAAAGTTATCAAAGCAGGCCTGGAAAATGAAAATGGATACTTAGTGTGGGACGTAGAAGTTGCATCAAATAATCAGATTCATGAAGTAAAAGTTGATGCAAAAAACGCTAAAATTTTGAAAATTGAAAAAGACAAAGCAGATTCCCAAAAAGAAAGCGCTGAAGAAAACGACTAA
- a CDS encoding HoxN/HupN/NixA family nickel/cobalt transporter encodes MSFRSRAVLMFVFIILFNLVAWGAFFYLVRLSPVLSSLGLLAYFFGLKHAFDADHIAAIDNVTRKLRQDDQKPVGVGLFFSLGHSTVVILLSFGIIVAAMAIHTHMDFLKNFGNIFGTTVSALFLTIIGILNLIVVKSLYDLSKEYQKGNIKHEEIDNLLAKRGLMGRFFGFLYKKINKSYQMYPIGFLFGLGFDTATEVAVLGISAALAKNSHLPIWGILVFPFLFTAGMSLMDSLDGLVMMKVYDWAMNDVIRKLFFNIFVTGASVFVALFVGTIEWIQVLSRKLNLTSPFFVFVQNIPFSKLGLGVAAVLILSWFGAYIYYKKAYAKMQVKG; translated from the coding sequence GTGTCTTTTAGATCGCGCGCTGTTTTAATGTTTGTTTTTATTATACTGTTTAATCTTGTGGCATGGGGCGCCTTTTTTTATCTGGTGCGACTAAGTCCTGTTCTTTCAAGCTTAGGTTTGCTTGCTTATTTTTTTGGTTTAAAGCATGCATTTGATGCAGACCACATAGCAGCTATTGACAATGTAACTAGAAAACTAAGGCAGGACGACCAAAAGCCTGTGGGCGTGGGGTTGTTTTTTTCTTTAGGTCACTCAACAGTGGTTATTTTGTTGTCTTTTGGTATTATTGTAGCGGCAATGGCAATTCACACACACATGGATTTTTTAAAAAATTTTGGCAATATTTTTGGTACCACCGTTTCGGCTTTATTTTTAACAATTATAGGTATTTTAAACTTAATAGTGGTAAAAAGCCTTTATGATTTATCAAAAGAATATCAAAAAGGCAATATTAAACATGAAGAAATTGATAACTTACTAGCCAAAAGGGGTCTTATGGGAAGATTTTTTGGTTTTTTGTACAAAAAAATTAATAAAAGCTATCAAATGTATCCCATTGGGTTTTTGTTTGGGCTTGGCTTTGATACTGCAACAGAAGTAGCGGTGCTTGGCATCTCAGCCGCTTTAGCAAAAAATTCACATTTGCCTATATGGGGTATATTGGTGTTTCCATTTTTATTCACAGCAGGTATGAGCCTTATGGATAGTTTAGACGGTCTTGTTATGATGAAAGTGTATGATTGGGCAATGAATGATGTAATAAGAAAGTTATTTTTTAATATTTTTGTAACAGGAGCAAGTGTATTTGTAGCCTTGTTTGTAGGAACAATTGAATGGATTCAGGTATTGTCTAGAAAGTTAAATCTAACATCGCCTTTTTTTGTATTTGTCCAAAACATACCTTTTAGTAAGTTAGGCTTAGGTGTTGCTGCTGTTTTAATTTTGAGTTGGTTTGGAGCCTATATTTACTATAAAAAGGCGTATGCAAAGATGCAGGTTAAAGGATAA
- the ccsB gene encoding c-type cytochrome biogenesis protein CcsB, with product MYSNVLSISNFIYIASAIVLILSFIVKKKSLDVAGKSIFVLAFFVEFLYFALRTIETYQKGYNYLPVTNAFESFVFFTLCLGFLQTIIIKKTSNFIVLLSSIVISATLLALSIAGFSEHIEPLIPALKSNWLVAHVITSFLAYAGFAINFAASAFVLYTSKRYSDKITGSMSFGALLSLMFTAFIVSITHSKPFAVGIVFWVIISSMLFVLGFILKPYEKKEWIEKPLVFGFVLLTIGVITGSIWAKYAWGGYWSWDPKETWSFITWIVYLINLHFIRKKKSVRFLAYLGVIGFVCVLITYLGVNFVLPGLHSYGSN from the coding sequence ATGTACTCTAATGTTTTGTCGATTTCTAATTTTATTTATATTGCAAGCGCCATCGTTTTAATCTTGAGCTTTATAGTAAAGAAAAAAAGCCTTGATGTAGCGGGGAAAAGTATTTTTGTTTTAGCGTTTTTTGTTGAATTTTTGTATTTTGCGCTAAGAACTATAGAAACATACCAAAAAGGATACAATTATCTGCCTGTTACAAACGCTTTTGAATCATTTGTTTTTTTTACTTTATGTTTGGGGTTTTTGCAAACAATTATAATTAAAAAAACTTCTAACTTTATAGTTCTTTTAAGCTCTATTGTAATCAGCGCAACACTTCTTGCCCTATCAATTGCTGGCTTTAGCGAACACATTGAGCCGCTAATTCCAGCCCTAAAAAGCAACTGGCTTGTAGCACATGTCATTACTTCTTTTTTAGCGTACGCTGGTTTTGCAATAAATTTTGCCGCAAGCGCATTTGTTTTGTATACATCAAAAAGATACAGCGATAAAATTACTGGTTCAATGTCTTTTGGCGCACTGCTTAGCTTGATGTTTACAGCATTTATTGTGTCAATTACACACTCAAAACCGTTTGCTGTGGGCATTGTGTTTTGGGTAATCATTTCAAGTATGCTTTTTGTATTGGGTTTTATACTAAAGCCATATGAGAAAAAAGAATGGATTGAAAAACCGCTTGTTTTTGGTTTTGTACTGCTTACAATTGGCGTTATTACAGGCTCAATTTGGGCAAAATACGCCTGGGGTGGCTACTGGAGCTGGGACCCAAAAGAAACATGGAGCTTTATCACATGGATTGTGTATTTAATAAATCTACACTTTATTAGAAAGAAAAAAAGTGTGAGGTTTTTAGCTTATCTGGGCGTTATTGGGTTTGTCTGCGTGCTTATTACATACTTGGGCGTAAATTTCGTACTACCGGGGTTGCACAGTTATGGTTCAAATTAA
- a CDS encoding sensor histidine kinase — protein MNSIKFRLFIYYCAISFVIFGILGVFLYFSLEDTVLKSIDNTLSTKAKAIATLVSEDEGVNFKFSDEILKEYSQRSKHYFQIIQGSKIIEKSQSLGNYELPIINTTQTVNFKNEPVRIVPFNFSINNKQFTIECAQDIDNQIDLLQTYLGILSIAIVIAIFLSALGGLFIVNTMLKPIKKISQTINKLSESNLSKSHIDENVADELKPLAVAFNHTFERLDNVFIRQKQFVGDVSHELKTPLSVILMETEMALRKQRSLQEYINTINQIKDSAVHMKGIIETLLKLISIENTKLIEKKACNIKEIIQKSISLLKQQLEKKRIAFSIQGNTFFAEVDETLIMEVFLNLLDNAVKYNKENGTIDITIDPDKKAVEILDSGIGIPDKDLDKVFDKFYRADPSRAKTIEGLGLGLSLVREILDLHKAKIEIQSTPNIGTKATVAF, from the coding sequence GTGAACTCTATAAAGTTTCGATTGTTTATATATTACTGCGCTATATCTTTTGTAATATTTGGTATATTGGGTGTCTTTTTATACTTTAGCCTTGAAGATACCGTTTTAAAGTCTATAGATAATACACTAAGCACAAAAGCTAAAGCTATTGCTACGCTTGTTAGCGAAGACGAAGGGGTTAATTTTAAGTTTTCAGATGAAATTCTTAAAGAATACTCACAGCGCTCAAAACACTATTTTCAAATAATTCAAGGCTCCAAAATAATTGAAAAATCTCAGTCTTTAGGCAATTATGAACTACCTATCATAAACACAACCCAAACGGTTAATTTTAAAAATGAACCTGTTCGCATCGTACCGTTTAATTTTTCGATAAATAACAAACAATTTACCATAGAATGCGCCCAGGATATTGATAACCAAATAGATTTGCTTCAAACCTACCTTGGTATACTATCTATAGCAATAGTAATTGCAATTTTTTTGAGTGCTTTGGGCGGGCTATTTATTGTCAATACAATGCTAAAGCCTATTAAGAAAATTTCTCAGACAATAAACAAGCTTTCTGAGTCCAATTTATCTAAAAGTCATATCGATGAAAATGTTGCAGATGAACTAAAACCTCTTGCAGTAGCTTTTAACCACACATTTGAGCGCCTTGACAATGTTTTTATCAGACAAAAGCAATTTGTTGGCGATGTATCTCACGAGCTTAAAACACCGCTGAGCGTCATACTGATGGAAACAGAAATGGCCCTAAGGAAACAGCGCAGCTTACAAGAATACATTAACACAATAAATCAAATAAAAGACAGCGCCGTGCACATGAAAGGCATTATAGAAACTCTTTTGAAGCTAATTTCAATAGAAAACACAAAACTTATAGAGAAAAAAGCTTGCAATATTAAAGAGATAATCCAGAAGTCTATTTCGCTTTTAAAGCAACAGTTAGAAAAAAAGCGCATAGCTTTTAGCATTCAAGGCAATACATTTTTTGCCGAAGTAGACGAAACACTCATAATGGAAGTTTTTTTAAACTTATTAGACAATGCGGTAAAATACAATAAAGAAAACGGCACAATTGATATTACAATAGATCCAGATAAAAAAGCTGTTGAAATACTAGACAGCGGCATTGGCATACCAGACAAAGATTTAGATAAGGTTTTTGATAAATTTTACCGCGCTGACCCTTCAAGGGCAAAAACAATTGAGGGCTTAGGGTTAGGCCTTAGCCTTGTTAGAGAAATTCTTGATTTGCACAAAGCTAAAATTGAGATTCAGAGCACACCCAATATTGGCACGAAAGCAACAGTTGCTTTCTAG
- a CDS encoding response regulator transcription factor — MKLLIVEDEKTLANLIKKGFEEEGFAVDIAYDGEDGLYFAKNNTYDAIILDIMLPILDGISLLKKLRDQNNSTPVIMLTAKDTVKDKVLGLDSGSDDYLTKPFSFEELLSRAKAIIRRRYAISSPIITIGELEIDTAEKTVKRASAAIELSAKEYALLEFLAANKNKVVSRTKIIEHLYNEDFDLDSNIIDVFINKIRNKIDRNFDKKLIHTVRGMGYSIRE, encoded by the coding sequence ATGAAGCTTTTAATCGTAGAAGACGAAAAAACCTTAGCTAATTTAATAAAAAAAGGATTCGAAGAAGAAGGGTTCGCAGTTGATATTGCCTATGACGGAGAAGATGGCCTTTATTTTGCAAAAAACAATACATACGATGCTATTATCCTTGATATTATGCTACCAATACTTGATGGCATTAGTTTGCTAAAAAAACTCAGAGATCAAAACAATTCAACACCTGTAATTATGCTTACGGCTAAAGATACTGTAAAAGATAAAGTTTTGGGTTTGGATAGCGGCTCTGATGATTACCTCACTAAACCATTTTCCTTTGAGGAATTACTATCTCGAGCAAAGGCGATTATAAGACGAAGGTATGCAATTTCAAGCCCAATCATCACAATTGGTGAATTAGAAATTGATACTGCCGAGAAAACAGTTAAAAGGGCAAGTGCAGCAATAGAGCTTTCTGCTAAAGAATACGCTTTGCTTGAGTTTTTGGCAGCAAACAAAAATAAAGTGGTAAGCCGCACCAAAATTATTGAGCATTTATACAATGAGGATTTTGATTTAGATAGCAATATTATCGATGTATTTATCAATAAGATTAGAAATAAAATAGATAGAAACTTCGACAAAAAACTTATCCACACAGTTCGTGGCATGGGTTATAGCATAAGAGAGTGA
- a CDS encoding SLC13 family permease produces the protein MQYIPTLLIISVFALSLVRNIGKFKIRIWQLTFGAAVVCLITDRISLEQAFYSINFDVIFFLFGMFCVGSAVEKSGLAKFLTNYILRYIKNIDSLLLFIIFFCAIASSFLMNDTTAAIITPIILIFAKTLHLNPKKLIIVSMLAITIGSCASPIGSPQNILIVSHIPHSNPFILYAKYLTLPTILNLILLFLYAKFNFEQKVLCHETKKPEFSDESLVMLSIYSIIALIVLVFLKAFFITDMPLLYIALIPAAIVLSHKKRITIIKDVDYKTLIFFIGLFILIKAFWDSNVLQTYIAGSHLNLASVYVIFIITTLASQFVSNVPLVTLYLQILSSYHLGWQPYLALSVASSIAGNIFLLGAASNIIVAENLEKYTQRTITSFEFFKYSIILTIINIFVYLAVFAII, from the coding sequence TTGCAGTACATACCTACCTTATTAATAATCAGTGTATTTGCCTTAAGTTTAGTAAGGAATATAGGCAAATTCAAAATACGCATATGGCAGTTGACATTTGGGGCTGCCGTAGTATGCCTTATAACGGATCGTATAAGCTTAGAGCAAGCTTTTTATTCAATAAATTTTGATGTTATTTTTTTTCTATTTGGGATGTTTTGCGTAGGTAGCGCTGTAGAAAAAAGTGGCCTTGCAAAATTCTTAACCAACTACATTTTGAGGTATATTAAAAATATCGACAGTTTGCTTTTGTTTATTATTTTCTTTTGTGCAATAGCAAGCTCTTTTTTGATGAATGATACAACGGCTGCGATCATTACACCTATTATTTTAATTTTTGCAAAAACATTGCATCTTAACCCCAAAAAACTAATAATTGTAAGCATGCTTGCAATTACAATAGGCTCTTGCGCAAGTCCTATTGGTAGCCCACAAAATATCTTAATTGTAAGCCATATTCCTCACTCAAATCCTTTTATTTTATATGCAAAATACTTAACCTTGCCCACAATCTTAAATTTAATCTTGCTTTTTTTATACGCTAAATTTAATTTTGAACAAAAAGTTTTATGCCACGAAACAAAAAAACCAGAATTTAGCGATGAAAGTTTAGTAATGTTATCAATATACTCAATTATTGCCCTTATTGTTTTGGTTTTTTTAAAAGCTTTTTTTATAACCGATATGCCTTTGCTGTACATCGCTTTGATTCCTGCTGCAATTGTGCTTTCGCATAAAAAAAGGATAACAATCATTAAAGATGTTGATTACAAAACATTAATTTTTTTCATTGGACTTTTTATTTTGATAAAAGCATTTTGGGACTCTAATGTTTTGCAAACCTATATTGCAGGCAGTCATTTAAACCTTGCTTCAGTATATGTAATATTTATTATAACAACGCTTGCAAGTCAGTTTGTATCAAATGTCCCGCTTGTTACGCTTTACTTACAAATACTTTCTTCCTATCATTTAGGATGGCAACCTTACCTAGCTTTATCTGTGGCAAGTTCTATTGCTGGAAATATTTTTTTGCTTGGGGCAGCAAGCAATATTATTGTTGCTGAAAATTTAGAAAAGTACACACAGCGAACCATCACCTCATTTGAATTTTTTAAATACTCAATAATTCTCACCATTATCAATATTTTTGTGTATTTAGCTGTTTTTGCAATTATCTAA
- a CDS encoding polysaccharide deacetylase family protein: MGAIVLCYHSINYGQRIDPETFEENLFVLKKHGYCPVKLYDVYNYVIGKSKLPKKAVAITFDDGYADNLIYAYPLLKKYEFFATIFVIVNKITSNIRRMDFDGLKSLNMANSVNDFLEKSHYLSFEELEYLQNSQLIDIQSHSFNHRACFCSNKVFKFNDSKLGEWLFEYTHDKRLGIPAYERKWDCACECISDDLKLRNCMHEFVSNHNGIMFFKEKNAQKILYKQYKKYLKKHSLNLSIEPRYERIKRLETEVFESRRILEEKLNKNVDFFCYPFGTYDDVSKEYVKRAYKAAFTLKIGQNMPNDDLFELKRVEVRGGNWLEKKLKIYKSPLLSKIYANIYRKI, from the coding sequence ATGGGCGCGATAGTTTTGTGTTATCACTCTATTAATTATGGGCAACGTATAGATCCTGAGACATTTGAAGAGAATCTTTTTGTATTAAAAAAACATGGCTACTGTCCTGTAAAGTTATATGATGTGTATAATTATGTGATAGGCAAGTCTAAATTACCAAAAAAAGCAGTTGCAATAACATTTGATGATGGTTATGCAGACAACCTTATCTATGCCTATCCCTTACTTAAAAAGTACGAATTTTTTGCAACGATATTTGTAATTGTGAATAAAATTACAAGCAATATAAGAAGAATGGATTTTGATGGTTTAAAAAGTTTAAATATGGCAAACTCTGTTAATGATTTTTTGGAAAAATCTCATTATTTGAGTTTTGAAGAACTTGAATATTTGCAAAATTCTCAATTAATTGACATACAGTCTCACTCGTTCAACCACAGGGCATGCTTTTGCTCTAATAAAGTATTTAAATTTAATGACTCAAAGCTTGGGGAATGGTTGTTTGAATATACGCACGACAAAAGATTGGGTATACCTGCATATGAGAGAAAATGGGATTGTGCATGCGAGTGTATAAGCGATGATTTAAAACTTAGAAATTGTATGCATGAGTTTGTCTCAAATCACAATGGCATAATGTTTTTTAAAGAAAAGAATGCTCAAAAAATTTTATATAAACAATACAAAAAATACCTTAAAAAACACAGTCTAAATCTTTCCATAGAGCCACGATATGAGCGAATCAAGAGACTTGAGACGGAAGTTTTTGAGTCTAGGCGAATTTTAGAAGAAAAGTTAAATAAGAACGTAGATTTTTTTTGTTACCCGTTTGGTACTTACGATGATGTATCAAAAGAGTATGTCAAAAGAGCCTATAAAGCGGCGTTTACACTAAAAATTGGTCAAAATATGCCCAATGATGATTTGTTTGAGTTAAAACGTGTAGAGGTAAGAGGTGGCAATTGGCTAGAGAAAAAATTAAAGATTTATAAAAGTCCATTACTTAGTAAAATTTACGCTAATATTTACAGAAAGATATGA
- a CDS encoding glycosyltransferase family 9 protein produces the protein MTNLRTRTICKFSGSKSVAFKKLWRKYFYTNLLDYEDRGYSAYDKLQFLKVFNDNYNELKFRVFCSKQDDEKVEKFLIENKIKNPATILITYKRQTRRRKESYYIKLADMLCQDGFDPIFTAASNEVDYVKNALKLSKFSHFFYRDSGVGELVSLIKHAKLHIGNDSAPKHIAVALGVPSFTIFGSSNPKGWHPSNNSLHQYVQKNLSCQPCSKKECATLECLLELSPQQVYTQLKKFMENLWAR, from the coding sequence ATGACAAACCTAAGAACTAGAACAATATGTAAATTTTCTGGCTCAAAGAGTGTGGCTTTTAAAAAACTCTGGAGAAAATACTTTTATACGAATCTTTTGGATTATGAAGATAGAGGCTATAGCGCATACGATAAACTCCAGTTTCTGAAAGTTTTTAATGACAATTACAATGAGCTCAAATTTAGGGTTTTTTGTTCAAAACAAGATGATGAAAAGGTAGAAAAATTCTTAATCGAAAATAAAATCAAAAATCCTGCTACTATACTAATCACATACAAGAGGCAGACTCGGCGGCGGAAGGAGAGCTACTATATAAAATTAGCAGACATGCTATGCCAGGATGGCTTTGATCCAATTTTTACAGCAGCAAGCAATGAAGTTGACTATGTAAAAAATGCTTTAAAGTTAAGTAAATTTAGCCATTTTTTTTATAGAGACTCCGGTGTTGGCGAACTTGTAAGTCTTATTAAACATGCAAAACTTCACATTGGTAACGATTCTGCTCCAAAGCACATTGCTGTAGCATTAGGTGTACCTTCTTTTACTATTTTTGGCTCAAGCAACCCCAAAGGGTGGCACCCGTCAAATAACTCACTGCATCAATATGTGCAAAAAAATCTTTCCTGTCAGCCTTGTTCTAAAAAAGAGTGTGCGACACTAGAGTGTCTACTTGAACTCAGCCCCCAACAAGTATATACTCAGCTAAAGAAATTTATGGAAAACCTATGGGCGCGATAG